Genomic segment of Arachis stenosperma cultivar V10309 chromosome 4, arast.V10309.gnm1.PFL2, whole genome shotgun sequence:
CTACACCTAAAAACACAGAATAACAGTCAGATAGCAATCCCAAGAAAACGGGTTACTAGAAGGACCTAAGCATCACAAAAATCCAACGTTATATCACAAAATTATGGATATTCCATGTTTTATTGAAAAGCACcaaaaacaaaatttcaattttgtcTTACCATTGAAACCAATCCCagaaaaaaatgcaagagaAAAGGAGTtcctaaaatcaaattaaatatggAATAACAGCTTTCCGGCTCTTAGGATAATCCCCACCAAATTTGTCCAAGTACCATTGGCGATTTGCAATTGCCCTTGGCACCAAGTTTGCACAAGTGTAGATGAAGAACCCGAATCCAACCCAAGACCATGTCATCACTCCCCAACCAAGCCATTCCAAGATCTCCCCAAAGTAGTTTGGGCAAGCCACAAGCTCAAACAACCCTCCCCTTGGAATAACATAGCCCTTCCCTTCACCCTTGAGCCTCAACAACTCCCTATCAGACACAATATTGATCCTCATCCCACACAAAAACACAAACAACCCCACAAAAAACGCCAACCAGAAAAACCAATCATTACCATCACCATCATAGTTGTCCTTATAGTGAGACACCCATCTAGCTTGAAGGTAAGCATTCAACAAGTTGAAGAAAAATGCCGTGAGCGCAATACTTAGAGGGAATCCATGTGAAGTTTTCTTGCCGTTTCCCGATGGGCTCCTTTGAAGGAGGCTCAAAGGGTAAATGCAAGTACGGTTGAAGTAGTGAAGTAGGTAAGGGCTCATGAGGATCATGGATTTTGGGTTTGAGAAGTGTCGGCCATGTGGGAAGAGCAAGAGGGTGAGCCACAATGTGGGACTCTCCATGAGGAACCATGCCAGTGGGGGAGGCAGCGTTGGCCCCCAACCTGGCCTGTGGTGTTTTCCATATGGAGCTTGTAGGAACATCAGGGAGATAAAGGTTGGCGGCGCTATGAGGTAAAATGCGACGAGTGAGTAGTGGAAGAGAGACTCATCTGATATCATTGTGACAGTATTCAACTGCAATAACCCCACAATTTACCTGTAATCCTTATGTGTGCTGTACAGTTCAACAAAAAGAATAATTCTACTAAAACCAACATGTTCCATCAAGGTAACTTG
This window contains:
- the LOC130976950 gene encoding steroid 5-alpha-reductase DET2 — its product is MISDESLFHYSLVAFYLIAPPTFISLMFLQAPYGKHHRPGWGPTLPPPLAWFLMESPTLWLTLLLFPHGRHFSNPKSMILMSPYLLHYFNRTCIYPLSLLQRSPSGNGKKTSHGFPLSIALTAFFFNLLNAYLQARWVSHYKDNYDGDGNDWFFWLAFFVGLFVFLCGMRINIVSDRELLRLKGEGKGYVIPRGGLFELVACPNYFGEILEWLGWGVMTWSWVGFGFFIYTCANLVPRAIANRQWYLDKFGGDYPKSRKAVIPYLI